In Anaerotignum faecicola, the following are encoded in one genomic region:
- a CDS encoding carbon-nitrogen hydrolase family protein — MGRFLNVGIIQMPVSKDTVENLRFIEEKLAALMSGYHKPELVLGVECMECFTPEYIPGPMTEYFGSLAKKYGIYFIPGTMFEKHDELPEGKFYNTAPIFNPKGELIDTYRKMAPWRPSEDITVPGNKYVVFDIPEKNTKIGVQICYDLNFPEISRNETLMGAEVLVKLTMDPQELYLLNKPVHFTRALENQAYLVSTNGVGFFNNVHLYGNSLVVSPEGNLLWEAGQEPTIATVTLDLDLVERSRQYGTMFLDHYVQHLRDYNFPMPFADDVTKAPIYEKLRKTPADTAEYEADVKPVGVCEIGNLVPEDVDLEVYEKNLREFLNK, encoded by the coding sequence TTGGGAAGGTTTTTAAATGTCGGCATTATTCAGATGCCTGTAAGTAAGGATACTGTTGAAAATTTGAGGTTTATTGAGGAAAAGCTAGCTGCTTTAATGTCCGGTTATCATAAGCCCGAACTTGTTTTGGGCGTCGAATGTATGGAGTGTTTCACGCCTGAATATATACCAGGGCCTATGACGGAATATTTCGGTTCCCTTGCAAAAAAATACGGCATATATTTTATTCCGGGCACAATGTTTGAAAAACATGACGAACTTCCGGAGGGCAAGTTCTATAATACGGCCCCTATTTTTAATCCTAAAGGCGAGCTTATAGACACATACAGGAAAATGGCTCCATGGAGGCCGTCGGAAGACATTACCGTGCCGGGAAACAAATATGTTGTTTTTGATATTCCGGAGAAGAATACAAAAATAGGCGTGCAGATATGTTATGACCTTAACTTCCCTGAAATTTCCAGGAACGAAACTTTAATGGGCGCCGAAGTTCTTGTTAAACTTACTATGGATCCTCAGGAACTTTATCTTCTTAATAAGCCGGTGCATTTTACGCGCGCGCTTGAAAACCAGGCTTATCTTGTTTCGACAAACGGCGTTGGATTTTTCAATAATGTGCATCTTTACGGAAATTCTCTCGTGGTAAGCCCGGAGGGCAATCTCCTTTGGGAAGCTGGGCAGGAGCCTACTATTGCGACAGTTACGCTTGATCTTGACCTTGTTGAAAGAAGCAGGCAGTACGGGACTATGTTTTTGGATCACTACGTACAGCATTTAAGGGACTATAATTTCCCTATGCCTTTTGCAGACGACGTTACAAAGGCGCCTATATATGAAAAACTCCGCAAAACTCCGGCCGATACTGCCGAATACGAGGCTGACGTTAAGCCTGTTGGAGTATGCGAAATAGGAAACCTTGTTCCTGAGGACGTAGATCTTGAAGTGTATGAGAAAAATCTCAGGGAATTTTTAAACAAATAA
- a CDS encoding nucleotidyltransferase domain-containing protein: MRNLIRQKLEEIEEKENVKIIYAAESGSRAWGFASCDSDYDVRFIYVRKPEYYLKLEKTKDVIEWQLDETLDINGWDLKKALRLLHKSNPTIFEWANSPVVYCSSPQWRKVEKIINMYFTSRAGYWHYLSMAKGNYREYLKGGEVKIKKYFYVLRPLLACRWIAEKGAPSPMEFERLVESQLDGSVKEEVLNLLSLKRNSKEYGSVKRIDSINRYIENQLLDLKGLADFLPERNYKSFEELDNIFVDIVFGRNAFQQACIV; the protein is encoded by the coding sequence GTGCGGAATTTAATCAGGCAAAAGCTTGAAGAAATAGAGGAAAAGGAAAATGTAAAGATAATTTATGCCGCCGAATCGGGCAGCCGCGCATGGGGATTTGCTTCATGCGACAGCGACTATGACGTTAGGTTTATATATGTGCGCAAACCTGAATACTATTTAAAGCTTGAAAAAACGAAGGACGTAATAGAATGGCAGCTTGATGAAACGCTTGATATAAACGGATGGGATTTGAAAAAGGCTTTAAGACTGCTTCATAAATCAAACCCTACGATATTTGAATGGGCCAATTCTCCTGTGGTATACTGTTCAAGCCCGCAATGGCGGAAAGTGGAAAAAATCATAAATATGTATTTTACTTCAAGGGCCGGCTATTGGCATTACTTAAGCATGGCCAAAGGCAATTACAGGGAATACCTGAAAGGCGGCGAAGTTAAAATAAAAAAATATTTCTATGTTTTGCGCCCTCTGCTTGCATGCAGATGGATTGCTGAAAAGGGCGCGCCGTCTCCCATGGAGTTTGAAAGACTTGTGGAATCGCAGTTAGACGGGAGCGTTAAGGAGGAAGTTTTAAACCTGCTCAGCCTGAAAAGAAACTCAAAAGAGTACGGCAGCGTAAAAAGAATAGACAGTATAAACCGATATATAGAAAACCAGCTTCTTGATCTTAAAGGTCTTGCCGATTTCCTGCCGGAGAGAAATTATAAGTCGTTTGAAGAACTTGATAATATTTTCGTCGATATAGTTTTTGGAAGAAATGCTTTCCAACAAGCTTGTATAGTGTAA
- a CDS encoding sigma 54-interacting transcriptional regulator, which produces MDRDKKYDNFDLTLEECNEILDTIDNLVVVDSGGYIKYLSPNLFKIIHAIEGRPVPNDVSGRHIEEVHPLSKICSVLKSGEEIRNCFYFSLGVTNIARIKPIYSDKKLKGAIDYDIFSDDYDLKAFMDQIVDYSLKGFLNLTETINTIYGVMKKLDSVKYCVSDIIGDSMQIKELRKQIHAMAESESTVMIIGQTGCGKELVAHSIHNVSRRRMQHIVEINCAAIPDNLFESELFGYEEGAFTGAKKGGKIGKFELADKGTLFLDEIDQLPWHVQPKLLRALQEKEITRIGGGKTIPVNIRVIAATNKNLKELVEQGKFREDLYYRLNVVEIKVPSLSERLSDIPLLANNKLKNLNKITGKKVKSIEPEVMNMLMRYDWPGNVRELNNILERAVNACNGDVLTMDCFTDFIVDSISSKPELASDEENPLEKVRDEAEKEAIRRALEITGGSRNKTAAILKISRTGLYYKMQKYGLNQQKF; this is translated from the coding sequence ATGGACAGGGATAAAAAGTATGACAATTTTGATTTAACGCTTGAAGAGTGTAATGAAATACTTGACACAATAGACAATCTTGTTGTGGTTGACAGCGGCGGGTACATTAAGTACCTTTCGCCTAATCTTTTTAAGATAATACATGCGATAGAAGGCAGGCCGGTTCCGAACGACGTTTCAGGGCGGCACATAGAGGAAGTTCACCCTTTAAGCAAAATATGCAGCGTTTTAAAAAGCGGGGAGGAAATAAGAAATTGTTTTTATTTCAGCCTTGGCGTTACGAATATAGCGCGTATTAAACCGATATATTCGGATAAAAAACTTAAAGGGGCGATAGATTATGATATTTTCAGCGACGATTATGATCTGAAAGCTTTTATGGATCAAATCGTCGATTATTCGCTTAAAGGATTTTTAAATTTAACGGAAACGATAAACACAATTTACGGCGTTATGAAAAAGCTTGACAGTGTTAAATACTGTGTTTCCGATATAATAGGCGACAGTATGCAGATAAAGGAGCTTAGAAAGCAAATCCACGCTATGGCCGAATCTGAATCGACGGTTATGATAATAGGACAGACAGGATGCGGCAAAGAACTTGTGGCCCATTCCATACATAATGTAAGCAGGCGGCGCATGCAGCATATTGTCGAAATAAATTGTGCGGCTATACCGGACAATTTATTTGAAAGCGAACTTTTCGGATATGAGGAAGGGGCTTTTACAGGGGCGAAAAAAGGTGGAAAAATAGGCAAATTTGAGCTTGCGGATAAAGGCACTCTTTTCCTTGACGAGATTGATCAGCTTCCATGGCATGTACAGCCGAAGCTTTTGAGGGCGCTTCAGGAGAAGGAAATAACCCGTATCGGCGGCGGGAAAACCATACCGGTTAATATAAGGGTTATTGCCGCAACCAACAAAAATTTAAAGGAGCTTGTCGAACAGGGAAAGTTCAGGGAAGATTTATATTACAGGCTGAACGTGGTTGAAATCAAGGTTCCGTCGTTAAGCGAAAGGCTTTCGGATATACCTCTTCTTGCAAATAATAAGCTTAAAAACCTCAATAAAATAACAGGGAAAAAAGTAAAATCCATTGAACCGGAAGTTATGAATATGCTTATGCGGTATGACTGGCCGGGCAACGTGCGCGAGCTTAATAATATACTCGAAAGGGCGGTAAACGCATGTAACGGCGACGTTTTGACAATGGACTGCTTTACGGATTTTATTGTGGACTCAATTTCTTCAAAACCGGAGCTTGCGTCGGATGAAGAAAACCCTCTTGAAAAAGTCAGGGACGAAGCGGAAAAGGAAGCCATACGGCGCGCGCTGGAAATTACCGGAGGCAGCAGGAACAAAACGGCGGCAATACTTAAAATCTCAAGGACGGGGCTTTATTATAAAATGCAGAAATACGGCCTTAATCAGCAAAAATTTTAA
- a CDS encoding LysM peptidoglycan-binding domain-containing protein, with the protein MGNVLPAEGELKEFKFPANIKQMGNIDKEIKIYVEDYVYTYLYQFAKVGGGEKLAVLIGKYLQIEGTNVVMISGAVEGVATEYNDDDLCFTEASWNYIISQKEKYFKGLTVVGWVHVQPDFGTNLMSRDLTFHRRCFEEPWQVLFVIDPIERSDAFYCYDKGAVSMRQSRGYFIYYEKNEDMQTYIIESNVIKPKEEVKERKFNFGGSGKTAVQRLLEVTGRARAKAFKLANESDRPDAAVRIREILKQKEEIRQKETKNRQAAFMASCGALCIVCFVIFSGLMANRVSIRRLEAELVNVKSTYDDMNRLVTNATAQVFAVQRKEEEKEQGKNNGEETPEDNESALEDDKERIFVKNSPENTGTTVVENGEEYYVYYVEDGDNLWYISREFYGNDEGVDDIMEANGITDSDYIFSGQKLMIPKK; encoded by the coding sequence ATGGGAAATGTTTTGCCGGCTGAAGGTGAGTTAAAGGAATTCAAATTTCCTGCAAATATAAAACAAATGGGAAACATAGATAAAGAAATAAAGATATATGTTGAGGATTACGTGTATACATATTTATACCAATTTGCAAAAGTCGGCGGAGGCGAGAAACTTGCCGTTTTAATCGGAAAATACCTTCAAATCGAGGGAACAAACGTGGTAATGATAAGCGGTGCGGTCGAGGGTGTGGCAACGGAATATAATGACGACGATTTATGTTTTACAGAAGCCAGCTGGAATTACATTATATCTCAGAAGGAAAAGTATTTTAAGGGCCTGACGGTAGTTGGCTGGGTACATGTACAGCCGGATTTTGGCACAAATCTTATGTCGAGGGATTTAACGTTTCACAGAAGGTGCTTTGAGGAGCCGTGGCAGGTGCTTTTCGTAATCGATCCTATAGAGCGTTCGGACGCATTTTACTGCTATGATAAGGGCGCGGTTTCCATGCGGCAGTCGCGCGGCTATTTTATTTATTACGAAAAAAATGAAGATATGCAGACTTATATAATTGAGAGCAATGTTATTAAGCCTAAGGAAGAAGTTAAGGAACGGAAATTCAATTTCGGCGGTTCGGGAAAAACGGCAGTGCAGCGGCTTCTTGAAGTTACGGGACGCGCCCGCGCAAAAGCTTTTAAACTTGCAAATGAAAGCGACAGGCCCGACGCCGCTGTGCGCATAAGGGAGATATTGAAGCAAAAAGAGGAAATCAGGCAGAAGGAAACAAAAAACAGACAGGCAGCGTTCATGGCCTCATGCGGAGCGCTGTGTATTGTCTGCTTTGTTATATTTTCCGGCCTGATGGCCAACAGAGTCAGCATACGCAGGCTTGAGGCCGAACTTGTAAACGTGAAGTCTACATATGACGATATGAACCGGCTTGTTACGAATGCAACGGCCCAGGTATTTGCCGTACAACGGAAAGAAGAAGAGAAAGAACAGGGGAAAAATAACGGCGAGGAAACACCGGAAGATAACGAAAGCGCTCTTGAAGATGACAAAGAAAGAATTTTTGTTAAAAATTCGCCTGAGAACACAGGGACAACCGTTGTGGAAAACGGCGAGGAATATTATGTATACTATGTTGAGGACGGAGATAACCTTTGGTATATAAGCCGGGAATTTTACGGCAATGACGAAGGCGTTGACGATATTATGGAGGCTAATGGGATTACTGACAGCGACTATATTTTCAGCGGCCAAAAGCTTATGATACCAAAGAAGTGA
- a CDS encoding MFS transporter, with translation MEKVKGNRLYGWYIVFINALVGCVLSAGFPQFSMSVPYMAEKMGVTQEALLAGDTIKTISVVLSMMLSGVAYKKFGAKKVFAFSMTVAIIPLFILPHVDSIMIQYILKFIQGFASLVFPVFLLIIMDWVSESETGLATAVFNGIFYGGGGIGGTFAGFVITKWGWVSSFYALGILQAVISVVWIITVKEKSGKKEVAEDTKGETISYGKLLKMPLVWFFVFGFLSTTWLVQAISVDMTLFGSYLNYGEMEIGKIMTAVTIGIISACVVSGKASDFAAARNKSKAIGRVSVLMIGCILIVVSTILLLTLPLENFSVFYFCVLLLSFSGSWGLGCFYSILPEVFSDDTLPVATGFIGGCGDAGMTFAPIVVGIIFGVKGLWNIGWGICGAVGFVSVICCILIINKLKKENA, from the coding sequence ATGGAAAAAGTAAAGGGAAATAGGCTTTATGGTTGGTATATTGTTTTTATAAATGCTTTGGTAGGGTGTGTACTGTCAGCTGGTTTTCCGCAGTTCTCCATGAGCGTGCCGTATATGGCGGAGAAAATGGGGGTTACGCAGGAAGCCCTGCTTGCAGGGGACACAATTAAAACAATAAGCGTTGTGCTTTCAATGATGCTGTCGGGGGTTGCATATAAAAAGTTCGGTGCGAAAAAGGTATTCGCTTTTTCGATGACAGTTGCAATAATACCGCTTTTTATATTGCCTCATGTTGACAGTATAATGATACAGTACATATTAAAATTTATACAGGGTTTTGCTTCGCTTGTATTTCCTGTGTTCCTTCTTATAATAATGGATTGGGTAAGCGAAAGCGAAACTGGCCTTGCTACGGCTGTATTTAACGGCATATTTTATGGCGGCGGCGGTATCGGAGGAACTTTTGCCGGTTTTGTTATAACAAAATGGGGCTGGGTTTCATCATTCTATGCTCTTGGTATTTTACAGGCGGTTATTTCTGTCGTTTGGATTATAACAGTAAAAGAAAAAAGCGGGAAAAAAGAGGTTGCGGAAGATACGAAAGGAGAAACGATATCTTACGGCAAGCTTCTAAAAATGCCTTTAGTATGGTTTTTTGTTTTCGGTTTCTTGAGCACGACATGGCTTGTACAGGCCATATCGGTGGATATGACGCTTTTTGGTTCATACCTCAACTACGGAGAGATGGAAATAGGAAAAATTATGACAGCCGTAACAATCGGTATTATAAGCGCCTGCGTAGTTTCCGGCAAGGCTTCGGATTTTGCGGCGGCAAGGAACAAAAGCAAGGCTATAGGCAGGGTAAGCGTGTTAATGATAGGATGCATACTTATAGTTGTTTCAACTATATTATTGCTGACATTGCCGCTTGAAAATTTTTCGGTATTTTATTTCTGTGTACTGCTTTTGTCATTTTCCGGTTCTTGGGGGCTTGGATGCTTTTATTCTATACTTCCGGAAGTATTTTCCGACGATACGCTTCCGGTTGCCACAGGATTTATTGGAGGCTGCGGTGACGCCGGCATGACATTCGCTCCTATTGTGGTAGGCATCATTTTCGGCGTTAAAGGGCTTTGGAATATAGGCTGGGGCATATGCGGCGCCGTAGGTTTTGTAAGTGTAATATGCTGTATATTAATTATAAATAAACTTAAAAAAGAGAACGCTTAA
- a CDS encoding phospho-sugar mutase: protein MDYMKRYKSWLECSYFDEETKSELKGIENDENEIKERFYKDLEFGTGGLRGIIGAGTNRINKYTVGRATQGLADYIKAENKGRNDLSVAIAYDSRNKSDKFAQRAGVVLAANGIKAYVFDELRPTPELSFAVRELGCDAGIVITASHNPPEYNGYKVYGPDGGQVPYPKDEAIISMVNKVEEYDKVKEMPLEDAKAKGLYEIIGSKIDDAYTEKLKEQSINRDIIEKMADSIKIVYTPLHGTGNKPVRRILKEIGFKNVFVVPQQELPDKNFSTVGYPNPEDPEVFKLALEIAEKEDADVIIGTDPDADRVGVVVKNNDGKYVVLTGNMTGALLTDYVLGQKKAKGILSGNGAVVKTIVTTEMIRPIAKEYGVEVFDVLTGFKYIGEKIKQFEETGSNTFEFGFEESYGCLSGTYARDKDAVVAAMLVAEMAAYYKNKGMTLYEGLTVLYEKYGFYREGIKSITLKGIEGLEKIQYIMTALRNNPPSEFNGMKVEWLRDYKEKVFKNILTGETETTNLPPSNVLHYTLLGDAWVCVRPSGTEPKIKIYFGVKGGSLEDAENKLKGIEKYVSDLIENL from the coding sequence ATGGATTATATGAAAAGGTACAAAAGCTGGCTTGAATGCAGTTATTTTGACGAAGAAACCAAATCCGAACTTAAAGGAATTGAGAACGATGAAAATGAAATAAAGGAGAGGTTTTATAAAGATCTTGAGTTTGGAACGGGGGGGCTCCGCGGGATAATTGGAGCCGGCACAAACAGAATAAACAAGTATACGGTAGGAAGGGCGACTCAGGGCCTTGCCGACTATATAAAAGCAGAAAATAAGGGAAGAAACGATTTAAGCGTTGCCATTGCCTACGATTCAAGGAATAAAAGCGATAAATTTGCGCAGAGGGCGGGCGTAGTGCTTGCCGCAAACGGAATTAAGGCGTACGTTTTTGATGAATTAAGGCCGACGCCCGAACTTTCTTTTGCGGTGAGGGAGCTTGGATGCGATGCGGGAATTGTTATAACTGCAAGCCATAACCCGCCGGAATATAACGGCTACAAAGTTTACGGCCCTGACGGCGGACAGGTGCCTTATCCTAAAGACGAAGCCATAATATCTATGGTAAATAAGGTTGAGGAGTATGACAAAGTTAAGGAAATGCCGTTGGAAGATGCAAAAGCCAAAGGGCTTTATGAAATTATAGGGAGCAAAATAGACGACGCTTACACTGAAAAACTTAAGGAACAGTCAATAAACAGGGACATAATTGAAAAGATGGCCGACAGCATTAAAATAGTCTATACTCCTCTGCATGGTACGGGCAATAAGCCTGTAAGGCGTATACTAAAGGAGATTGGCTTTAAAAATGTATTTGTTGTGCCTCAGCAGGAGCTTCCCGATAAGAACTTCTCAACGGTAGGATATCCGAATCCCGAAGATCCTGAAGTTTTTAAACTTGCTCTCGAAATAGCCGAGAAAGAGGACGCCGACGTTATTATAGGAACCGATCCGGACGCTGACAGGGTTGGCGTTGTTGTAAAAAATAACGACGGGAAATACGTTGTCTTAACGGGCAATATGACAGGCGCGCTTTTAACCGATTACGTTTTGGGACAAAAAAAAGCTAAGGGAATTTTAAGCGGCAACGGAGCCGTCGTTAAAACAATAGTTACAACCGAAATGATTCGCCCCATTGCAAAAGAATACGGCGTTGAAGTTTTTGATGTTTTAACAGGATTTAAATATATAGGCGAAAAAATTAAACAGTTTGAAGAAACTGGTTCCAATACGTTTGAATTTGGTTTTGAAGAAAGTTACGGATGCCTTTCCGGCACATATGCAAGGGATAAAGATGCGGTTGTGGCCGCAATGCTCGTTGCGGAAATGGCGGCATATTATAAAAATAAGGGAATGACATTGTATGAGGGGCTTACCGTGCTTTACGAAAAGTACGGCTTCTACCGTGAAGGAATTAAATCTATAACGCTTAAAGGAATTGAAGGCCTGGAAAAAATACAATATATTATGACAGCCCTTAGGAATAACCCGCCGTCGGAATTTAACGGCATGAAAGTAGAATGGCTTAGGGATTACAAAGAAAAGGTATTTAAAAATATTTTGACGGGTGAAACCGAAACGACAAACCTGCCGCCGAGCAACGTACTGCATTACACACTTTTGGGAGACGCATGGGTGTGCGTAAGGCCCAGCGGTACCGAACCCAAAATAAAGATTTATTTCGGCGTAAAAGGCGGCAGCCTTGAAGATGCCGAAAATAAATTAAAAGGAATTGAAAAATATGTTTCAGATTTAATTGAAAACCTATAA
- a CDS encoding SDR family NAD(P)-dependent oxidoreductase has translation MERKKIAVVTGASSGLGKEFVKIFIKNRNLDEVWAIARNKDNLIKLKEEYGNNIKLFSVDLSDFSSVKKLGEIIRKKKPEIRYLVNSAGFAKFCSYSDLSLEESVNMINLNVSGVVAMGLICIPFMRRGGHILNIASQASFQPLPYQNIYSSTKAFVRSYSRALNVELEDRGITVTAVCPGWMDTGLYKRAEIGAVMAANNFMGMVSPDKVAEKAVKDALKGRDMSVYGPYVKACHLAAKILPQKVMMNLWLIQQGLIRS, from the coding sequence ATGGAGCGGAAAAAAATTGCCGTTGTAACAGGCGCAAGCAGCGGCCTCGGAAAAGAATTTGTTAAGATTTTTATAAAAAACAGGAACTTGGACGAGGTTTGGGCGATAGCCAGAAACAAGGATAATTTAATAAAATTAAAAGAAGAATATGGAAATAATATAAAACTTTTTTCGGTTGACTTGTCGGATTTTTCTTCCGTTAAAAAGCTTGGGGAAATAATCAGGAAGAAAAAACCGGAAATAAGATACCTTGTTAACAGCGCCGGATTTGCAAAATTTTGCTCTTACAGCGACCTTAGCCTTGAAGAATCCGTAAATATGATTAACTTAAACGTAAGCGGCGTTGTCGCCATGGGGCTTATATGCATACCGTTTATGCGAAGGGGCGGACATATTTTAAATATTGCGTCGCAGGCTTCGTTTCAGCCGCTTCCGTACCAGAATATCTATAGCTCCACAAAGGCGTTTGTCCGCAGCTATTCGCGTGCGTTAAACGTAGAGCTTGAGGATAGAGGGATTACGGTTACCGCCGTATGCCCGGGTTGGATGGATACGGGGCTTTATAAGCGTGCGGAGATAGGGGCGGTTATGGCCGCAAATAATTTTATGGGTATGGTTTCTCCCGATAAAGTTGCTGAAAAAGCTGTGAAAGACGCGTTGAAGGGCCGCGATATGTCTGTATACGGCCCGTATGTGAAGGCATGCCATTTGGCCGCTAAAATACTTCCGCAAAAGGTTATGATGAATTTGTGGCTGATACAGCAGGGATTAATCCGAAGTTAG
- a CDS encoding PEGA domain-containing protein — translation MGNYNFEDESKNFGETVRIDNINNEIRKTSNTDFEDTLQFGEPLKPKKGCGNDMPERKNNKGGNGGGIFSSGIIKLSIIGGMIVFVLIFAVVFISSMGGYNGNTAGTEPNRATENNNNISDVLEKDENSSSVYAVVKEVGKDRTLSLYNLNDKDNMNVIVDGSTDLKDENNVKISYFDLNQGDVVVVTENGDTGIASSVKIPSDVWSKDSVTGAVVDITKNKIIYNNEEYLYGGDTFFSYDGKEIFPGDIAETDTVTIKGMGEMVFSAVVESGHGYVVIENGEKVENLKIDIDGSETIQDEKTGLIEVSSGQHIVTLTGDNIDDYIVNINVTEKERINIDLSEVKEKEDEKGIIDLNVNVKGYTVLVNGEKYDGNSAILQVPYGEVKIEVSKAGYEKWTADATVSEEPVSFDVELKEIEEQKPVQQPAEEKKNEGSITIYSEPGWADIYIDGEYIGVSPVMVKLPYGKYKIKGELEGYDDVKMDITLDGPEKTATINFEG, via the coding sequence ATGGGAAATTACAATTTTGAAGACGAGAGCAAAAATTTTGGCGAAACAGTTAGGATTGACAATATAAACAATGAAATAAGAAAAACTTCTAATACTGATTTTGAGGATACATTGCAGTTTGGAGAGCCTCTGAAGCCAAAGAAGGGATGTGGAAACGATATGCCGGAAAGAAAAAACAACAAAGGAGGCAACGGCGGCGGGATTTTTTCAAGCGGCATTATCAAATTGAGCATAATAGGCGGCATGATTGTTTTTGTTTTGATTTTTGCCGTTGTTTTTATTTCAAGCATGGGCGGCTATAACGGAAATACCGCCGGAACGGAACCGAACCGGGCGACCGAAAATAATAATAACATTTCCGACGTGCTGGAAAAAGATGAAAATTCAAGTTCGGTATATGCCGTTGTTAAAGAAGTTGGAAAGGACAGGACGCTCAGCCTTTATAATTTAAACGACAAAGATAATATGAATGTAATCGTTGATGGAAGTACGGATCTTAAAGACGAAAATAATGTTAAAATCAGCTATTTTGATTTAAATCAAGGCGATGTCGTTGTCGTAACGGAGAATGGGGATACCGGAATTGCTTCTTCCGTTAAAATACCCTCGGACGTTTGGAGCAAAGACAGCGTTACGGGGGCCGTTGTCGATATAACAAAGAACAAGATAATATATAACAATGAAGAATATCTTTATGGCGGCGACACATTTTTTTCATATGACGGCAAAGAGATATTCCCCGGGGACATTGCCGAAACCGATACGGTGACTATAAAGGGCATGGGGGAAATGGTTTTCAGCGCTGTTGTTGAAAGCGGCCACGGTTATGTCGTTATTGAAAACGGAGAAAAGGTGGAAAATCTTAAAATAGATATAGACGGCAGTGAAACTATTCAAGATGAAAAAACCGGCCTTATAGAAGTTTCAAGCGGTCAGCATATAGTAACGCTTACAGGGGATAATATAGACGATTATATAGTAAATATAAACGTAACGGAGAAGGAAAGGATAAATATAGATCTTTCGGAAGTTAAAGAAAAAGAGGATGAAAAAGGAATTATCGACCTTAATGTAAATGTTAAGGGATATACCGTTTTGGTTAACGGTGAAAAATATGACGGAAACAGCGCAATATTGCAAGTGCCTTACGGTGAAGTGAAAATAGAAGTTTCAAAGGCGGGGTATGAAAAATGGACGGCTGACGCGACAGTTTCGGAAGAACCTGTAAGTTTTGATGTGGAACTTAAGGAAATAGAAGAACAAAAACCCGTTCAACAGCCTGCCGAAGAAAAGAAAAACGAGGGAAGCATTACAATATATTCGGAGCCAGGGTGGGCAGACATATATATTGACGGCGAATATATAGGAGTTTCCCCGGTTATGGTTAAACTGCCTTACGGAAAGTATAAAATAAAGGGAGAACTTGAAGGATACGACGATGTTAAAATGGATATAACGCTTGACGGGCCGGAAAAAACGGCGACAATAAACTTTGAAGGATAG